In Cyprinus carpio isolate SPL01 chromosome B7, ASM1834038v1, whole genome shotgun sequence, a genomic segment contains:
- the LOC122138079 gene encoding TOX high mobility group box family member 4-B-like: protein MEFPGGSDSYLAISGEAHHFLSSSDVRLSSTFPAETFHTPSLGDEDLDLDPDSALGVSDVVSDFGELGEDGPSGVPGNAVVGGNDPSFASTFVSTPSQSLEHLSLNQQSGGPMLGPALGMDLSQFSSSSPDDQPDVPLSDMNPGLLGHNQLTTIDQSELSAQLGLSLPRPQSPDQPLSADSLSDSLQDEDVDDFRRKSALVDPPLSLSVSLSASLSEQPAVPASSAAPAQKGVGGKKGKKKKDPNEPQKPVSAYALFFRDTQAAIKGQNPSATFGEVSKIVASMWDSLGEEQKQVYKRKTEAAKKEYLKALAAYKANQLQTAQPSIEVLDAPVSPPEPVTPPRSSRIQCMPPDNNTITNICTSNIILDLPQVTTRSRTGAHKPQAPPPANKILISKQQLQSPRQPPPLQQMQNTPPPPRLQQMLHSPAPPPLQAKPRVIATATPPPLQIKFVPVAQSDASAPIIVTTAESPAAEVPPPTAIITDLSPTATEEVTEEGMEVELNVSLTPDAPPADAPSVCVRAGCNNTPTESKDRD from the exons ATGGAG TTCCCGGGAGGAAGTGACAGCTACCTGGCCATCAGCGGCGAGGCGCATCACTTCCTGTCCTCCTCAGACGTGCGGCTGTCCTCCACGTTCCCCGCCGAG ACGTTTCACACTCCCAGTCTGGGCGATGAGGATCTGGATCTGGACCCGGACTCGGCGCTGGGCGTCTCTGACGTGGTGTCTGACTTCGGAGAGCTGGGCGAGGACGGGCCGTCTGGGGTTCCCGGGAACGCTGTGGTCGGAGGAAACGATCCGTCATTCGCCTCGACCTTCGTGAGCACACCCTCACAGAGTCTGGAGCACCTGAGTCTGAACCAGCAGAGCGGAGGACCGATGCTGGGGCCTGCACTGGGGATG GATCTCTCTCAGTTCAGCAGCTCTTCTCCCGATGACCAACCAGACGTCCCGCTCAGCGACATGAACCCCGGCCTGCTGGGACACAACCAGCTGACCACCATCGACCAATCAGAGCTCAGCGCGCAGCTGGGCCTCAGTCTGCCCCGCCCACAGTCACCTGACCAGCCGCTGTCCGCTGATTCGCTGTCGGACTCGCTGCAGGACGAGGACGTGGACGACTTCAGACGG AAGAGTGCTCTGGTGGACCCCCCGCTGTCTCTGTCCGTCTCCCTCTCTGCGTCTCTGTCAGAGCAGCCGGCCGTCCCAGCATCCTCCGCTGCTCCCGCGCAGAAGGGAGTCGGCGGGAAGAAGGGCAAGAAGAAGAAAGACCCGAACGAGCCGCAGAAGCCCGTGTCTGCGTACGCACTCTTCTTCAGAGACACGCAGGCCGCCATCAAGGGCCAGAACCCCAGCGCCACCTTCGGAGAGGTGTCCAAGATCGTGGCCTCCATGTGGGACAGTCTGGGAGAGGAGCAGAAGCAG GTGTACAAGAGGAAGACGGAAGCTGCCAAGAAGGAGTATCTGAAAGCCCTGGCAGCTTATAAAGCCAATCAGCTTCAGACGGCA CAGCCATCTATTGAAGTGTTAGACGCTCCGGTGTCTCCTCCGGAACCCGTCACGCCGCCGCGCTCCTCCCGCATCCAGTGCATGCCCCCCGACAACAACACCATCACCAACATCTGCACCTCCAACATCATCCTGGACCTGCCGCAGGTGACCACGCGCTCGCGCACCGGCGCGCACAAACCACAGGCCCCGCCCCCCGCCAACAAGATCCTCATCTCCAAGCAGCAGCTGCAGTCGCCGCGGCAACCCCCGCCGCTCCAGCAGATGCAGAACACGCCCCCTCCCCCGCGCCTGCAGCAGATGCTGCATTCCCCGGCTCCGCCCCCTCTGCAGGCCAAACCACGTGTGATCGCCACGGCAACGCCGCCGCCGCTGCAGATCAAGTTCGTCCCGGTCGCGCAGAGCGACGCAAGCGCACCGATCATCGTAACCACCGCAGAGTCGCCGGCCGCCGAGGTGCCGCCCCCCACTGCCATAATAACGGACCTGTCGCCGACGGCAACCGAGGAGGTCACTGAAGAAGGG ATGGAGGTGGAGCTGAACGTGTCTCTGACTCCAGACGCTCCTCCTGCAGACGCTCCCAGTGTGTGTGTCCGCGCCGGCTGTAACAACACACCCacagagagcaaagacagagac
- the nop10 gene encoding H/ACA ribonucleoprotein complex subunit 3 → MFLQYYLNENGDRVYTLKKLDPSGQPTSSAHPARFSPDDKFSRHRVTIKRRFGLLLTQQPRPVL, encoded by the exons ATGTTCCTGCAGTATTATCTGAACGAGAACGGAGACAGGGTTTATACTCTGAAG aagcTGGACCCGAGCGGTCAGCCCACCAGCTCGGCTCATCCGGCCCGCTTCTCACCGGACGACAAGTTCTCCAGACACCGCGTGACCATCAAGAGACGCTTCGGCCTGCTGCTGACCCAACAGCCACGGCCCGTGCTCTGA
- the LOC109093003 gene encoding lysophospholipid acyltransferase LPCAT4 — protein sequence MMWKTHTPHPFVHEVKLTAARRIRGMILGVVLFPVRITLATLFFLLMWPVARLRLAGLSAAERAEPVRGWRWWLFHHIMLFLSRAVFFSVGFLWIRVKGRQAGLKEAPVLVVAPHSGFLDMLVLYATGLPIVVSRAENCRLPVIGALLEFNQSLIVSRKDPQSRKKCVSQICERVTSDARWPQMLMFPEGTTTNGRALIKFKPGAFLAGVPVQPVLLHYPGEPDTVRWTWKGQTWLGALWHTTSQIHTSVTVEFLPVYTPSPDEKQSPELYAENVQKLMAEALCVPATDYVMEGRSPDKKLGNLSLPLEPPAQETLRLLREHGLTSAHVEAVMNHVIDSCHSGQSSMVTADHLAALLGLKDRKMAVKICSLYSKDDTVDLRQICLSVSAVSGFRSLESLIHICWQWYDADQDGLLSADDLSGLMGALVGVPQYSITEMYTALTARGRPTEASLQDLLMTHPVYRRVCTEYLHSSGSADRNHNGIPNRKANGINNGYGATETKSD from the exons GGAATGATTCTGGGCGTGGTTCTGTTTCCTGTACGCATCACCCTGGCCACACTCTTCTTCCTGCTCATGTGGCCCGTCGCTCGTCTGCGATTGGCCGGTCTGTCGGCGGCGGAGAGGGCGGAGCCAGTGCGGGGCTGGCGCTGGTGGCTCTTCCATCACATCATGCTCTTCCTCAGCCGCGCCGTCTTCTTCTCCGTGGGCTTCCTGTGGATTAGGGTCAAAGGGCGTCAGGCAGGACTGAAGGAAGCGCCGGTGTTGGTCGTAGCGCCACACAGTGGATTCCTGGACATGCTAGTGCTTTACGCGACAGGTCTGCCGATCGTCGTGTCGCGGGCGGAGAACTGCAGACTCCCCGTCATCGGAG CGCTGCTGGAGTTCAATCAGTCGCTGATAGTGAGTCGAAAAGATCCACAGTCCAGGAAGAAATGTGTGTCTCAGATCTGTGAGAGAGTCACCTCTGACGCCCGCTGGCCTCAG ATGCTCATGTTTCCTGAAGGAACAACGACTAACGGCCGAGCTCTGATCAAATTCAAACCcg GAGCGTTTCTGGCCGGCGTTCCCGTGCAGCCCGTCCTGCTCCACTATCCTGGAGAACCG GACACGGTTCGCTGGACCTGGAAAGGACAGACGTG GCTCGGTGCTCTGTGGCACACCACCTCTCAGATCCACACCAGCGTCACTGTGGAG TTCCTGCCCGTCTACACGCCGTCACCGGACGAGAAGCAGAGCCCCGAGTTATACGCAGAGAACGTACAGAAGCTCATGGCCGA AGCTCTGTGTGTTCCTGCCACTGATTACGTGATGGAGGGCCGTTCTCCTGATAAAAAACTGGGAAACCTCTCGCTTCCCCTGGAGCCTCCGGCACAGGAAACACTCAGACTGCTCCGTGAACAcgg TCTCACTAGTGCTCATGTGGAGGCCGTGATGAACCacgtgattgacagctgtcactcAGGCCAGAGCTCCATGGTAACAGCCGATCACCTGGCCGCTCTATTGGGGCTGAAGGACAGAAAGATGGCGGTGAAGATCTGCTCGCTTTACTCAAAG gACGATACGGTGGATCTGAGGCAGATCTGTCTGAGTGTTTCTGCTGTTTCTGGGTTCAGGAGTCTGGAGTCTCTCATACACA TCTGTTGGCAGTGGTACGACGCAGACCAGGATGGGTTGTTGAGCGCAGATGATCTGTCTGGGCTGATGGGGGCGCTGGTGGGTGTCCCTCAGTACTCTATCACAGAGATGTATACGGCGCTGACCGCCAGGGGGCGACCCACTGAAG CTTCTCTGCAAGACTTGCTGATGACGCATCCAGTTTATCGCAGAGTCTGTACCGAGTATCTCCACTCCAGTGGGTCCGCGGACAGAAATCACAATGGGATTCCCAACAGAAAGGCCAACGGGATTAATAACGGTTACGGAGCGACCGAAACGAAGTCCGACTGA